One Leifsonia shinshuensis DNA window includes the following coding sequences:
- a CDS encoding SprT-like domain-containing protein, whose translation MAELERVRRWAEALITLHLDPNVWSFDFDNAKTRAGLCNYTAKRITVSRYLAARYEDDDIHQILLHEVAHALAGSRAGHGPRWRAIALDLGYEGKRLHGGAIADDLAPWVGTCPQGHTHYRYRKPARALACGACSRRFDSANLISWVHREVSAAQRRMAAAAATEALDAD comes from the coding sequence ATGGCAGAGCTGGAGCGTGTGCGCCGCTGGGCGGAGGCCCTGATCACCCTGCATCTCGACCCGAACGTGTGGAGCTTCGACTTCGACAACGCGAAGACCCGGGCGGGGCTGTGCAACTACACCGCCAAGCGCATCACGGTCTCCCGGTACCTGGCCGCCCGCTACGAGGACGACGACATCCACCAGATCCTGCTGCACGAGGTCGCGCACGCGCTGGCGGGCTCCCGCGCCGGGCACGGCCCGCGCTGGCGGGCGATCGCGCTCGACCTCGGCTACGAGGGCAAGCGGCTGCACGGTGGGGCGATCGCGGACGACCTGGCGCCGTGGGTGGGCACCTGCCCGCAGGGGCACACCCACTACCGCTACCGCAAGCCGGCCCGCGCGCTCGCCTGCGGGGCGTGCAGCCGGCGGTTCGACTCGGCGAACCTCATCTCCTGGGTGCACCGGGAGGTTTCGGCGGCGCAGCGGCGGATGGCCGCAGCGGCCGCGACGGAAGCCCTCGACGCGGACTGA
- a CDS encoding tetratricopeptide repeat protein has product MNRTTWEPTLSIILGYDPSTLRERVDLRAADERLEELGSLRSLSALNEKTVLLRLLGRLDEAYTVANEAVRQARFTGDREQLLGARIRRGQVLQYQGKFDEAIVELTGCVDEARGREWTALEAFAVQNRGKVHFDMQEYEAALSDMTAAVFLREKLGASPAEIEGALTAVAVVQRFLEAQRAAAGSGAGETDGGDGVGSPA; this is encoded by the coding sequence GTGAACCGCACGACCTGGGAGCCGACCCTGAGCATCATCCTCGGATACGATCCGTCCACGCTGCGCGAGCGTGTCGACCTCCGCGCCGCCGACGAGCGGCTGGAAGAGCTCGGCAGCCTGCGCAGCTTGAGCGCGCTCAACGAGAAGACCGTGCTGCTGCGGCTGCTCGGCCGGCTCGACGAGGCCTACACCGTCGCGAACGAGGCGGTGCGGCAGGCGCGCTTCACCGGAGACCGGGAGCAGCTGCTCGGCGCGCGCATCCGCCGCGGCCAGGTGCTGCAGTACCAGGGCAAGTTCGATGAGGCGATCGTGGAGCTCACCGGCTGCGTCGACGAGGCACGCGGGCGCGAGTGGACCGCCCTGGAGGCGTTCGCGGTGCAGAACCGCGGCAAGGTGCATTTCGACATGCAGGAGTACGAGGCCGCGCTCTCCGACATGACGGCCGCCGTGTTCCTGCGCGAGAAGCTCGGCGCCTCCCCGGCGGAGATCGAGGGCGCGCTCACGGCGGTGGCCGTGGTGCAGCGGTTCCTGGAGGCGCAGCGCGCCGCAGCGGGCTCCGGCGCGGGGGAGACGGACGGCGGAGACGGCGTCGGATCTCCGGCGTAG
- a CDS encoding GNAT family N-acetyltransferase has protein sequence MTATRPDPRAVLDGATVRLRALTLDDLPDLHDAIGHPAVFAGGWGGGLAAYRDTYEEWREFILGYLAWDTANVTAVCLRDGDRIVGTTTLGDFDLANGSAHIGWTAYAPEVWGTRVNAETKRLLLGTAFEHGFERVKLQADVLNERSRAAILRLGATFEGVLRHTQPRADGTWRDTAVYSVLREEWPAVRDGLDARLAVEAV, from the coding sequence ATGACCGCGACCCGTCCCGATCCCCGTGCCGTGCTCGATGGCGCGACGGTCCGCCTCCGCGCGCTCACCCTCGACGACCTCCCCGACCTGCACGACGCCATCGGGCATCCCGCGGTGTTCGCCGGCGGCTGGGGCGGCGGGCTCGCCGCGTACCGCGACACGTACGAGGAGTGGCGGGAGTTCATCCTCGGCTACCTCGCCTGGGACACCGCGAACGTCACGGCCGTCTGCCTGCGCGACGGCGACCGGATCGTCGGGACGACGACGCTCGGCGACTTCGACCTGGCGAACGGCTCGGCGCACATCGGCTGGACCGCCTACGCGCCGGAGGTCTGGGGCACGCGCGTCAACGCCGAGACCAAGCGCCTCCTGCTCGGCACGGCCTTCGAGCACGGGTTCGAGCGCGTGAAGCTGCAGGCGGACGTGCTCAACGAGCGCTCGCGGGCCGCGATCCTGCGGCTCGGCGCGACGTTCGAGGGCGTGCTGCGGCACACCCAGCCGCGGGCCGACGGCACCTGGCGCGACACCGCCGTGTACTCGGTGCTGCGCGAGGAGTGGCCGGCCGTTCGCGACGGGCTCGACGCGCGTCTCGCGGTCGAAGCGGTCTGA
- a CDS encoding PQQ-dependent sugar dehydrogenase, with the protein MGGVRGGTMRRSRSVLAATALAAAMALAACAGPQPAPTATRTASSAPRPTYSGAPPFAAIPWQPGTTTTVLEKGLDAPWSVVPLPSGSALISERDSGKVVERLPSGGLRDVGAVPGSVHLGEGGLLGLAVPPGSTPPYLYAYETTRSDNRVVRLPLSGVPGSYALGAPEPVLTGIPRAANHDGGRLAFGPDGMLYVTTGDAANPANAQDLSSLGGKILRITPEGQVPHDNPFPGSPVWSYGHRNVQGIGWDAHGTMWASELGLNTWDELNIIVAGGNYGWPVHEGVAHDPKYVDPVAEWPPGQASPSGLAVVGDTVFVAALRGERLWTAWSTAGHAPVTVRAFLDGDLGRLRDVVGRGDSLWLLTNNTDGRGSPRAGDDELVQVPLIPAQNTRQPGQRRFADYA; encoded by the coding sequence ATGGGCGGCGTGAGGGGAGGCACGATGCGTCGCTCCCGGTCCGTCCTGGCCGCGACCGCGCTCGCCGCTGCGATGGCGCTGGCCGCCTGCGCCGGGCCGCAGCCCGCGCCGACGGCCACCCGCACGGCCTCCTCCGCGCCGCGGCCCACCTACAGCGGCGCGCCTCCGTTCGCCGCGATCCCGTGGCAGCCGGGCACGACGACGACCGTGCTGGAGAAGGGCCTGGACGCGCCCTGGTCGGTCGTCCCGCTGCCCAGCGGTTCGGCGCTGATCAGCGAGCGCGACTCCGGGAAGGTCGTCGAGCGCCTGCCGTCCGGCGGCCTCCGCGACGTCGGCGCCGTGCCGGGGAGCGTGCACCTGGGGGAGGGTGGCCTGCTCGGGCTCGCCGTCCCGCCCGGCTCGACCCCGCCGTACCTCTACGCCTACGAGACCACCCGCTCCGACAACCGCGTCGTCCGGCTGCCGCTCAGCGGTGTTCCCGGGTCGTACGCGCTCGGCGCGCCGGAGCCGGTCCTCACCGGCATCCCGCGTGCCGCCAACCACGACGGCGGTCGGCTCGCCTTCGGCCCGGACGGCATGCTCTACGTCACCACCGGCGACGCCGCGAACCCCGCGAACGCACAGGACCTCTCCTCGCTCGGCGGGAAGATCCTCCGGATCACCCCCGAAGGGCAGGTGCCGCACGACAATCCGTTCCCCGGCTCGCCGGTCTGGTCCTACGGCCACCGCAACGTGCAGGGAATCGGCTGGGACGCCCACGGCACGATGTGGGCGAGCGAGCTCGGCCTGAACACCTGGGACGAGCTCAACATCATCGTGGCGGGCGGGAACTACGGCTGGCCGGTCCACGAAGGCGTCGCGCACGACCCGAAGTACGTCGACCCGGTCGCCGAGTGGCCGCCCGGCCAGGCGAGCCCCAGCGGCCTCGCCGTCGTGGGCGACACGGTGTTCGTCGCAGCGCTGCGCGGCGAGCGGCTGTGGACGGCGTGGTCGACGGCCGGGCACGCGCCCGTCACAGTGCGCGCCTTCCTCGACGGCGACCTCGGGAGGCTGCGCGACGTGGTCGGCCGCGGCGACTCGCTGTGGCTGCTCACGAACAACACGGACGGCCGCGGATCGCCGCGCGCGGGCGACGACGAACTGGTCCAGGTGCCGCTCATCCCCGCGCAGAACACGCGGCAACCGGGACAGCGCAGGTTTGCCGACTACGCTTGA
- a CDS encoding CGNR zinc finger domain-containing protein, whose product MPTDALLPRETGQWMDDADGLRWWFDSGALALDFAYTGGANVLGGAGGGSDDAQWRSVDDAEQLGAWLQSRFPEVAATTGDREFRDAEMLRAAIGRLARQASRAEILGPADVDVVNLFAATPDIPPVLAGGGRQAGRTLARPHQALGTVARDAVRLFGPDADGRIRECSADDCGLVYLDTSRSGNRRWCSMQRCGNRAKVRAHRARAAGRRAGAAAGIAE is encoded by the coding sequence GTGCCTACCGACGCCCTCCTGCCCCGCGAGACGGGGCAGTGGATGGACGACGCGGACGGCCTGCGCTGGTGGTTCGACTCCGGCGCGCTCGCGCTGGACTTCGCGTACACCGGCGGAGCAAACGTGCTCGGCGGCGCCGGCGGCGGCAGCGATGACGCGCAGTGGCGCTCGGTGGACGACGCCGAGCAGCTCGGCGCCTGGCTGCAATCCCGGTTCCCCGAGGTGGCCGCGACCACCGGCGACCGCGAGTTCCGCGACGCCGAGATGCTGCGCGCGGCGATCGGACGGCTCGCCCGCCAGGCGTCCCGCGCCGAGATCCTCGGCCCGGCGGACGTGGACGTGGTGAACCTGTTCGCCGCGACCCCCGACATCCCGCCGGTGCTGGCCGGTGGAGGCCGCCAGGCCGGCCGCACCCTCGCCCGCCCGCACCAGGCGCTCGGTACGGTCGCCCGAGACGCCGTGCGACTGTTCGGCCCGGACGCCGACGGCCGCATCCGGGAGTGCTCGGCCGACGACTGCGGGCTGGTCTACCTCGACACCTCGCGCAGCGGCAACCGGCGCTGGTGCTCGATGCAGCGCTGCGGCAACCGGGCGAAGGTCCGGGCGCATCGGGCGCGCGCGGCGGGGAGGCGTGCGGGCGCCGCAGCCGGTATCGCAGAATAG